From Roseburia hominis, the proteins below share one genomic window:
- the lanM gene encoding type 2 lanthipeptide synthetase LanM has product MNKNGKMVYFPQFYERYFQKALRVFFESAGEEKEYINQEINKNLRTQLANKLQNICIRILITYLHLYKEQGKLQGKDSREEYTYFCERIVGSEEFYKKICEEFPVLEHCVQEQITFQVNYFLEIIHHFQQEKEEIERVLCKGKKAGKIIKISSEVSDSHHEGKVVLKVYLDNGYEIFYKPHDMKNEKVYGELLRWFTKETGITQYEYPIISHKDHSWCEVVVQSDCSLEVQIKNYYQRVGGHVFLTYLLGTRDLHYENIIAAGEYPVLVDLEAIFSVNNSQPEVSVEKEVRRRLNQSVLASGLLPVYVWNKYGEGVNICALNGKGGQLYPVELPYIENGGTSDMRIAYQKRFSKPAKNLAKKDGEFMEPSHYKKEILRGYIKAYCAAMRGETELLKIIDGWEEIHSRIILCDTQRYTMLLSASYHPDLMRDETDRERFLCSLWKGRKENQKCIVECEVASLLRGDIPYFYVKSHDTGLYSEGENIKNSYLICTIGECVVQRLSELCIGDMKHQCEYIEASLELGSENKENCRNKMYCVKDKNGLSSKEVVNIELYIENLTKHLWKNAIWNKDHTEVSWEVVRFSTSKKSTWNLSHMNPYLYDGLAGMLLVVYSLADKRKWAEIREMYQVLRNQLFHYTALVYQSEDYLQTRKTGLYEGESSIVYAYLILLELSGEEAYLEQARKHMEVVIALLDEDHHYDLLSGNAGAAAALIKLYEITAEERYLKEAERAIGLLSAASIKMQYGIGWRVCDSFEPMSGMAHGNSGILIPVVSLWRLTGKEKYREMAQDVLLYEESLYDPETNNWRDIRKCDEKDEQDQDSVAWCHGAAGILFSRLKCMELLNDCNDLQMKSDMERDILRAYKKVKECWLRDSWSLCHGICGNLWILEMAEKEIREYGIEEERMISGRRKIGKKMLLLPQEKMNPGFMNGYGGMLYWMLQR; this is encoded by the coding sequence ATGAATAAAAATGGTAAAATGGTATATTTCCCCCAATTTTATGAACGATATTTTCAAAAGGCGTTAAGAGTATTCTTTGAATCAGCGGGAGAAGAGAAAGAGTATATCAATCAAGAAATCAACAAAAACTTACGCACTCAATTGGCCAACAAGCTACAGAATATCTGCATACGAATACTGATTACCTATCTGCACCTGTACAAAGAACAAGGCAAATTACAAGGCAAGGATTCTCGCGAGGAATATACTTACTTTTGCGAAAGAATTGTAGGAAGCGAAGAGTTTTACAAAAAAATATGCGAAGAATTTCCGGTACTTGAACATTGTGTGCAGGAGCAGATTACTTTTCAAGTCAACTATTTTTTGGAAATCATCCATCATTTTCAACAGGAAAAGGAAGAAATCGAAAGAGTATTATGTAAAGGAAAAAAGGCAGGTAAAATAATTAAAATCTCAAGTGAAGTGTCGGATTCACACCACGAAGGGAAAGTCGTACTTAAAGTTTATCTGGATAATGGTTATGAAATATTCTACAAACCCCATGATATGAAAAACGAAAAAGTGTATGGAGAACTTTTGCGATGGTTCACTAAGGAAACAGGGATTACGCAGTATGAGTATCCGATTATTTCCCACAAGGATCATAGCTGGTGCGAAGTGGTGGTGCAGAGTGACTGCAGTTTGGAAGTACAGATAAAGAATTATTATCAAAGGGTAGGGGGACATGTATTCCTGACATATTTACTCGGAACCAGAGATTTACATTATGAGAATATAATTGCAGCAGGCGAATACCCGGTTCTGGTTGATTTGGAGGCGATATTTTCGGTAAACAATTCGCAGCCGGAAGTAAGCGTAGAGAAGGAGGTTCGGCGCCGATTGAATCAGTCAGTTCTTGCGTCGGGTCTCCTGCCGGTTTATGTTTGGAACAAATATGGAGAGGGCGTCAATATATGTGCGCTAAATGGCAAGGGTGGACAACTCTATCCGGTGGAACTTCCGTATATAGAAAATGGCGGCACATCCGATATGCGTATCGCTTACCAAAAAAGATTCTCTAAACCGGCAAAAAATTTGGCTAAAAAAGACGGAGAATTCATGGAGCCGTCGCATTATAAAAAGGAAATCCTAAGAGGTTACATAAAGGCATACTGCGCCGCAATGCGCGGCGAAACTGAACTTTTAAAAATCATAGACGGATGGGAAGAAATTCACAGCAGAATCATTCTATGCGATACACAGCGATACACTATGCTGTTATCTGCTTCCTATCATCCGGATCTGATGCGGGATGAAACCGACAGAGAGAGATTCCTGTGCTCTTTGTGGAAGGGAAGAAAGGAAAATCAGAAATGCATCGTAGAATGCGAGGTCGCCTCTTTGCTTAGGGGTGATATCCCTTATTTTTATGTTAAGAGTCATGATACAGGACTTTATTCAGAAGGAGAAAACATAAAAAACAGCTATCTTATATGTACAATCGGAGAATGTGTCGTTCAGAGGCTATCTGAGCTTTGCATAGGCGATATGAAGCATCAGTGTGAATATATTGAGGCGTCTTTAGAACTTGGCAGTGAGAATAAAGAGAATTGCAGAAATAAGATGTATTGCGTGAAAGATAAGAATGGATTGTCCTCAAAAGAGGTTGTTAATATCGAGTTATATATTGAAAATTTGACAAAACATTTATGGAAGAACGCTATATGGAATAAGGATCACACAGAAGTTTCCTGGGAGGTGGTCAGGTTCTCCACGTCCAAAAAGTCGACGTGGAATCTTAGCCATATGAATCCATACTTATATGACGGACTGGCGGGAATGCTGCTTGTAGTATATTCTCTTGCTGACAAGAGAAAGTGGGCTGAGATAAGGGAGATGTATCAGGTGTTGCGAAACCAGCTTTTTCACTATACAGCGTTAGTATACCAATCCGAAGATTATTTACAGACAAGAAAAACAGGACTTTATGAAGGCGAGAGTTCCATCGTGTATGCGTACCTTATCTTGCTGGAGCTTAGCGGTGAGGAAGCATATCTGGAGCAGGCGCGAAAGCATATGGAGGTGGTAATCGCATTGTTAGACGAGGATCATCATTATGATCTTCTCTCGGGAAATGCCGGGGCAGCGGCCGCGCTCATAAAGCTTTATGAAATCACCGCTGAAGAAAGATATTTGAAAGAAGCTGAGCGGGCAATCGGACTTCTTAGTGCGGCGTCGATTAAAATGCAGTACGGAATTGGCTGGAGGGTGTGTGATTCGTTCGAGCCTATGTCCGGGATGGCACACGGGAACAGCGGAATATTGATTCCGGTTGTATCGTTGTGGCGTTTGACCGGAAAAGAAAAATATAGAGAAATGGCGCAGGATGTGTTGCTCTATGAAGAGTCCTTATACGATCCGGAAACGAATAATTGGAGAGATATTCGGAAATGTGATGAAAAGGACGAACAGGATCAGGACAGCGTCGCCTGGTGCCATGGAGCCGCTGGAATTCTGTTTTCCAGGCTAAAGTGCATGGAACTGTTGAACGATTGTAATGATTTACAGATGAAATCAGACATGGAAAGAGACATTTTACGAGCATATAAAAAAGTGAAGGAGTGCTGGCTAAGAGATAGCTGGAGCTTGTGTCATGGGATATGCGGGAATCTTTGGATACTGGAAATGGCAGAGAAAGAAATCCGGGAATATGGGATAGAGGAAGAAAGGATGATCAGTGGTAGGAGGAAAATTGGGAAAAAGATGCTGCTCTTGCCTCAGGAGAAAATGAACCCTGGTTTTATGAATGGGTATGGGGGAATGTTGTATTGGATGTTGCAGAGATAA
- a CDS encoding GHKL domain-containing protein produces MATFIHSGLLFGIGMFEVWLCYQMLFSIIIEKSALRTRDKWIIGISIIFLGHGLMFNRNYVFFSKLVFVYEVFVLSMCVCLIVRKFLGTIINWVLFYCSCVALVDFLFAFISIIFLRESFEYKIYIYPNSLWQIVIYVCTRVLIAGVIYEIKGKWIGQIEVQEYGRILFIVNIFLLIVLRQYQYNIVNMFHGDRILREKEFSISLLGTLSIIAIFLILFMKYKTEQKENEIIRLRENLLLQEYGELKKGIEQNRCQVHDIKHDIVALKNYAKEGDLVRLNHYLEKMEEGFFDSKDVMWLQNPLWNLVFSQKSAEAKQKKVEMQIHVSPNISFPFEDREGCILFGNLLDNAIEACEKVQKGEKKIRIKIEKQQNLVFMAVANSIYEMPKYGESGLITTKSQPSLHGYGLKSVRRIVDKYGGILSYHTQKNVFIMELTFFENDSRKEIEQNGNG; encoded by the coding sequence ATGGCTACGTTCATACATTCCGGTTTGTTGTTTGGAATTGGGATGTTCGAGGTGTGGCTCTGTTACCAGATGTTGTTTAGTATAATTATTGAAAAGAGTGCGCTGCGAACCAGAGATAAATGGATAATCGGAATCAGTATTATTTTTTTAGGACATGGTTTAATGTTTAACCGAAACTATGTTTTTTTCTCAAAATTGGTATTTGTATATGAGGTTTTTGTACTAAGTATGTGTGTTTGTCTGATTGTACGAAAGTTTTTAGGAACCATTATTAATTGGGTGCTTTTTTATTGTAGCTGCGTGGCGCTGGTCGATTTTCTCTTTGCGTTTATTAGTATTATTTTTTTGCGGGAAAGCTTTGAATATAAGATATATATTTATCCAAATTCCTTGTGGCAGATTGTGATTTATGTGTGTACTAGAGTACTTATTGCTGGTGTGATATATGAGATAAAAGGAAAATGGATTGGTCAAATAGAAGTTCAGGAGTATGGACGTATATTGTTTATAGTAAATATTTTCTTATTAATTGTATTAAGACAGTACCAGTATAATATTGTAAATATGTTTCACGGCGATCGTATTTTGAGAGAAAAGGAATTTAGTATTTCGCTTTTAGGAACGCTCAGTATCATTGCCATCTTTCTGATTTTATTTATGAAATACAAAACAGAACAAAAAGAGAATGAAATTATTCGGCTTCGGGAAAATTTGCTGCTTCAAGAATATGGAGAGTTGAAAAAAGGAATAGAACAAAATCGCTGTCAGGTTCATGATATAAAACATGATATAGTTGCACTGAAGAACTATGCGAAAGAAGGTGATTTAGTAAGATTAAATCATTACCTGGAAAAAATGGAAGAGGGTTTTTTTGATTCAAAGGATGTAATGTGGCTGCAGAATCCTCTGTGGAATCTTGTGTTTTCTCAAAAAAGTGCAGAGGCAAAGCAGAAGAAGGTGGAAATGCAGATCCACGTAAGTCCCAACATCTCTTTTCCGTTTGAGGACAGGGAAGGTTGTATATTATTTGGAAATCTTTTAGATAATGCAATTGAGGCCTGTGAAAAGGTTCAAAAAGGAGAAAAAAAGATTCGTATCAAAATAGAAAAACAACAGAATCTGGTATTCATGGCGGTGGCGAATAGTATTTATGAAATGCCCAAATATGGAGAGAGTGGGTTGATAACAACAAAATCACAACCATCATTACATGGATACGGATTAAAAAGTGTTAGGAGAATCGTTGATAAATATGGAGGTATTCTCTCTTATCATACACAGAAAAATGTGTTTATTATGGAACTGACCTTTTTTGAAAATGATAGTAGAAAGGAAATTGAACAGAATGGAAATGGATAG
- a CDS encoding LytTR family DNA-binding domain-containing protein: MIKIAIVDDDKEIRERVYSFAGKAAQKIEPEVEIVCFEGGEEFIDALDQENRWDVLLCDIELPGTNGIEVGRIAKQKCAHLYLIYLTSHSQYAVESYTVDAYQYIMKECMDTRLPEILIPLLEKLEREIRKYTLIGTATKNALVYYRDIISICKEKGQKYVKYNTIDGEYRERNSLDQILHRLNHHDFILVERGIVINIRHVVKVWDDRIFMDDGECIYTSRTRIGKVKQHIHKYWRES, from the coding sequence ATGATAAAAATAGCAATTGTTGATGATGATAAAGAAATCCGGGAGCGCGTGTATTCTTTCGCCGGAAAGGCCGCCCAGAAGATAGAGCCAGAGGTAGAAATCGTTTGCTTTGAAGGGGGAGAGGAATTCATAGACGCCCTTGATCAGGAAAATCGTTGGGACGTTCTGCTGTGTGACATTGAATTGCCCGGCACAAATGGAATTGAGGTTGGAAGGATTGCGAAGCAGAAGTGCGCGCATCTATACCTCATTTATCTGACCTCACACAGCCAGTATGCAGTAGAAAGCTATACGGTAGACGCCTATCAATACATTATGAAGGAGTGCATGGATACAAGGCTTCCTGAGATTCTTATTCCGCTATTGGAAAAGCTGGAGCGGGAGATTCGTAAGTACACGCTCATAGGAACGGCCACGAAGAACGCTCTCGTTTATTACCGTGATATCATAAGCATTTGTAAGGAAAAAGGACAAAAATATGTTAAGTATAATACGATTGACGGAGAATACCGGGAACGGAATTCGCTGGACCAGATATTACATAGACTGAACCATCATGATTTCATATTAGTGGAACGCGGAATTGTTATTAATATAAGGCATGTAGTCAAAGTGTGGGATGACAGAATATTTATGGACGACGGGGAATGCATATATACAAGCCGTACGCGTATCGGGAAAGTAAAGCAGCATATTCACAAGTATTGGAGGGAAAGCTGA